The Hymenobacter chitinivorans DSM 11115 genome segment CCCCGGAAAGCCGGCTCGACCGGATGCTGTTCTCCAACTTCCTGCACATCAAGTACAAGGACGGCGGCAACCAGAACTCGCCGCCCAGCTACTACCTGCTCAATAAGTACGTGCGTGCCTTGCGCACCCCGGAGCAGGTGGCCATCTACTCCAACTTCCACGCCACGCCCAGCTACGTGGGCAACAGCCGCCTCGACCTCGACCTGAAGTACACCGACGAGGCCTTCTGGCAGGTGCTCGACTTCACCTTCCACGCTGGCCGGCCCTACAACCAGGCCGATGTGAAGTCGGCGGCCCACGTGGCTGTTATCAACCGCACCACGGCCCGCAAGTACTTCGGTACCGACCAGGGCGTGGTGGGCCGCCCCATCGAAATCAACCAAACCAAGTTCCGCGTCATCGGGGTGGTCGACGACGTGCCGGCCATGCGCCTGGCGTCCTACGCCGACGTGTGGGTGCCGCTCACGACCAGCCCCAGCGACTTGCAGCGGGTGAGCCTCGACGGCGACTTCTCGGCCATCGTGCTGGCTAAGTCCACCGGGGATATTAGCGCGGTGCAGGCCGAATTCGACCAGATGGCCAAGCGGATTCCCCTGACCGACCCCAAAAACATGGACCACCTCGACCTGCACGCCGACCCGCTGCTGGCGTCCTACTCCCGGCAAATCATGAGCCCTTTGACCAACTACGAGTCCAACGGCCTGAGCATTCTGTACTCTATTCTGTCGGGCCTGGCTTTGCTCTTTATGCTGCTGCCAGCCCTGAACCTGGTCAACATCAACGTGAGCCGCATTATGGAGCGGTCCTCCGAAATCGGGGTGCGGAAGGCCTTTGGGGCCACCGGCGGCACGCTCATCGGGCAGTTTCTGGTCGAGAACATCTTCCTGACCGCCATTGGGGGCCTGCTGGGCTTGCTGCTGGCCTACGTGGCCCTGCAGCTCATCGACGGCGCCCAGATTCTGGCCTACGCCCACTTCGAGCTGAACTGGCGCATTTTCAGCTGGGCCCTGCTCGTGACGCTCTTTTTCGGCGTGCTTTCGGGCGTGTATCCCGCCTTTAAGATGTCGCGCCTGCAGCCGGTGCAGGCCCTGAAAGGAAAGTGAGGTGGTGAACTAGTGAACTGGTGAACTGGTGAGTTGTCGTTCGGGCGGCTCTGCCCCGTCAAAACGTTCAACTCACCACTCTTCCACTTCACTGCCTTCCCAGAACAGCAAACTCACTATTTCACCATCTCACCATTTCACCGATGTTACGTCACCTGTTTACCCTGATCTGGAACCGGAAACGGTCCAACTTCCTGCTCATCGCCGAAATCCTGCTCTCGTTTTTCGTGCTCTTCGTGGTGAGCGTGCTGCTGGTCAATAACTACTACAACTACCACCAGCCCATGGGCTTCCGCTCCGACAACGTGTGGGAGTTTGACCTGAGCCCCGGCCAGGACACCACCGACCGGCGCGGCACGCTGCGCCTGGTGATGCAGCAGCTCAAGGCTACGCCCGGCGTGGTGGCCGTGACCCACACCAGCACCAACTCGCCCTTCTCGTTCAACAACCGGAATACCGACGAGTACCGCTACCACGGCAAACAGGCGCCCCTGACCGAGCGCTACGACGCCGACGACGACATGGTGCCGGTGCTGGGCCTGAACGTAGTGGCCGGCCGCTGGTTTGACCGCCGCGACGATGGCGCCGCCCACCAGCCGGTCATCATCAACCGGAAGCTGGCCGAGGCCATGTTCGGCCAGGAGCCGGCCGTGGGCAAGATTATGACCAACGAGAAGGGTACCGAAGACTGGCAGGTAGTGGGCGTCATTGATTTCTACCGCTCGGGCAGCGACTTTGCCGCCAACGAGCCCGCCATCTTCCACCGCCGCGTGCTGCAGGGCACCACCCGCATCGGCAACCAGGAAGACCCGCTGCTGCTGGTGCGCGTGGCGCCCGGTAGCGGGGCCGTACTCGAGCAGCAGCTCGTGCGCAAGATCAAAGCCATGACCAAGGGCTGGGATGCCAACGTGAATACCCTCGACGAAAACCGCCGCGACAAAATGAAGGTGATTATGACCCCGCTGATGGCGCTGGGAATGGTCGGTTTGTTTCTAATTATCAACGTGGCCCTGGGCCTGTTCGGGGTATTGTGGTACAACATTAACCAGCGCAAGGCCGAAATCGGGCTGCGCCGGGCCCTGGGCGCCACCGGCAACGGCATCAGCGGGCAGTTTCTGGGCGAAATGATGGTCGTGACGGTGCTGGGCGTGGCTGGGGGGCTGCTGCTGGCCGCGCAGTTTCCGCTGCTGGGCGTATTCGGGGTGGCCACCGAGGTCTACATGCAGGCTATGGGCCTGGCCACGCTGCTGATCTTCGTGCTCACGGCCGTGTGTGCCCTGCAGCCCAGCCGCATTGCCGCCGGCATTCAGCCCGCCGTGTCCCTGCGCGAGGAATAAGCCAGCTGCAAGCGGCCGAAAACCGCTGCGCTGCAAGAACTTGCTAAACCCCAACACCCGATTGGCGTTCCGGTGTAGCCGAATGCCAATCGGCTACACCGGAATGCCAATCGGCTACACCGGAATGCCAATCGGCTGCACCGGAATGCCAATCGGCTGCACCGGAATGCCGTTCGGCTGCACCGGAATGGCAAACCGCTGCACGGGAATGCCACTCGGCTGCACCGGTTTGCCATTCGGCTGCACGGGAGGGGCCTCCGCTGCACCGGAATGCCATTCCGCTGCAGCCGAGGCCCCTCCCGTGCAGCCGAGGCCCCTCCGCTGCACGGGAGGGGCCTCCCCGGATACACAAATGTTGCATTCGGTACTCCCAAACGCCACCTCTGACTAGGGAATAGGGTAGTCACTGCTCCGGATTGGTGTTTACAGTCGCTAACGTCAACA includes the following:
- a CDS encoding ABC transporter permease is translated as MLLSYLKIAWKVLLRRKFFTFISLFGISFTLMVLLVVVAMFDHTVGAHAPESRLDRMLFSNFLHIKYKDGGNQNSPPSYYLLNKYVRALRTPEQVAIYSNFHATPSYVGNSRLDLDLKYTDEAFWQVLDFTFHAGRPYNQADVKSAAHVAVINRTTARKYFGTDQGVVGRPIEINQTKFRVIGVVDDVPAMRLASYADVWVPLTTSPSDLQRVSLDGDFSAIVLAKSTGDISAVQAEFDQMAKRIPLTDPKNMDHLDLHADPLLASYSRQIMSPLTNYESNGLSILYSILSGLALLFMLLPALNLVNINVSRIMERSSEIGVRKAFGATGGTLIGQFLVENIFLTAIGGLLGLLLAYVALQLIDGAQILAYAHFELNWRIFSWALLVTLFFGVLSGVYPAFKMSRLQPVQALKGK
- a CDS encoding ABC transporter permease is translated as MLRHLFTLIWNRKRSNFLLIAEILLSFFVLFVVSVLLVNNYYNYHQPMGFRSDNVWEFDLSPGQDTTDRRGTLRLVMQQLKATPGVVAVTHTSTNSPFSFNNRNTDEYRYHGKQAPLTERYDADDDMVPVLGLNVVAGRWFDRRDDGAAHQPVIINRKLAEAMFGQEPAVGKIMTNEKGTEDWQVVGVIDFYRSGSDFAANEPAIFHRRVLQGTTRIGNQEDPLLLVRVAPGSGAVLEQQLVRKIKAMTKGWDANVNTLDENRRDKMKVIMTPLMALGMVGLFLIINVALGLFGVLWYNINQRKAEIGLRRALGATGNGISGQFLGEMMVVTVLGVAGGLLLAAQFPLLGVFGVATEVYMQAMGLATLLIFVLTAVCALQPSRIAAGIQPAVSLREE